The genomic region CAGCCATTTCCCGTCTCGCCTGCCGCCATCCTCCTTTCCCCGCCCTCGCTGCCTCTCCCAGCTTCACTCTCACTAGTcagtccctcctcccctccccatcccagaCTATTCTAGTCGGGATCCCTCCTGACCACTCTGTCCAGCCAGcaaggatttttttccccctggggCTGGTGACAAGGGAAATCTCTAAGACTAAAGTCTCTGTAGGTGAAGCTGGACTCACCCTCCTGGGCTGCCCATAGGAAAACGGAAGAGCTGGCAGTGCCCTGGCGCAGGTAGGGAGAGGCCCTCCTTACCTCGGTCATCAGGCGGTCGGCACCACTGTTCTCCTCATCCTTGAAGATGATGTCGGGGTTGTAGTTGGGCACGAGGTCCCGGAAGCGCTCGGAACCCCTTGCCACCCTCCCCTCTGCTGGCCCACTGGCGCCCAGGGTCCGCTCTGGCACGCCAGGCACAAATTGCTTGTAGAGTAGCGGTACGAGCTGCTTGCGCGCATAGCGGCGCCGGCCAACCGGCCCTCGGCCCGGCCCGCAGCTCTGGGCTGGCAGCGCCAGAAGTGCCAAGCAGCACAGGGGCAGTAGATTGGTCAGGAGAGCCATGGATACAGCGGACCTCGGCCAAAAGGGAGCGTTCTTGTCCTCACTAACTCTCCTGTCAGTTAGGCATCTCCACAGGCACCAGAGAGGGCAGCAGGCAGAGCTGCCCCCAGAGTGCCCTAGAGCTCTTGTGGCTCCGTGCACCTGGCTGCTGCTAGCTCTGCCCACGTGCCCCGGGAGCGGGCGGGGGGTGTCTAGGACCTGCTACTGACAAACCATCATAGCAGAGAAGGGGGTTCGTGGGTGAGTGCCAGCCCAGCCCGTCTCTGCTGCAGGACTCTGGTGCTGCCAGAACGCCCGGACTCCGGACTCCGCCTTAAGTGGCCCCTGGCCCCGCCCTCCGCCCTTCTCCCAAGACCatcccaccccctcccacccgGGCGGGGGATCTAGCCGGTCACTGCTGGTCCATTTTGTGACTGAAGTGTGTCCCATCCTGGAAACCAGGCAGACACCTGCCTAGGAAATCCTTGTAGCTTTACAGTCCTTGGCTGCCTAAACATCCTTATACCTCCAAGCCTAAACTTGGAACCAAACCACCCTCCTCTGATACTTGAATTGCAATTTTTACTCTCTCAAAGCCTACCCTGGCAGGCCATGCCCTCCGCTGTCATCCAGGAAGTATGGGTTCCAATTTCTGCCCAAGACCAGCCAAGCCCTTTGGGCATACAATCAGAGCCTCCCTTCTCTGTGGTCCTCCCCAGATCTCCCCGACTTCTATCTCTCCTCACACTCAGCATTAAGCAGGACTGGGAGGTGAGGATACCAGGGGCCCATTTCTCTACTAACTTTACAGTCTCCTTTGGAACTTCCCCAGAACCAGGAACAGAGCTTGGTACTTATTGTCTGGTTTAGGACTTCCAACATTTTCCCCCTTCTCTTCTTTGCCAGGCATCTAATAGCTGCTGCTTTTCGAATGAATAACTTGTCAGTTGGAAGCTGCTGAAGGGCAGTGGACACTCAAAAGTCTTTGtaagaggggaggatcacttcCCTTAACCGTCCATCTAGGCACCTCTCCAGCTTTCTCCCTCTCTGGACTCCCGGGGCTCCATTTTCAGCCACTCAGATCTCATCTCAGAGGTACCACATCCAATTTCTTTTGTTTAGAAGTCACTTCTTCCAAGAAGCCTTCCTTAACACTGCCCACCTGTGTTCCCTCGAGAACCATTACTTAACTGCAGTGGTAGAACAGTATTAGAATTATCTGGCACCTTACTAGACAATCTTAAGCACACACATATTTATCATGTATCTCCAAGGTTAAGTGCCTACTCTACAGAACGGTGCTTTGCAAGTATTTGTGGAATCTACACTTTGTGTTTCATATtcaccctcccctcaccccactctATGGCTAGTACTCATAGCAACTTTGTGTACATTAGAAaaagccaggccaggcacagtggctcactcctgtaatcccaaaactttgggaggctgaggcaaggactgcttgaggccatgagttgaagaccaacctggtcaacatagtgagacccatttaaaaaaaaaacaaaattaattagtGGGaggtagtggtacatgcctgtagtcttaggtactcaggaggctgagaaaggaggatcacttgggtgcaagagttcaaggttgtagagtgagctaagatcatgccactgcactctaacctgggtgacagagtgaaaccccccccccccccaaaaaaaagatggctgggtgtcgtggctcacccctgtaattccgtcattttgggagtccaaggcaggtggatcacttgagctcaggagttcaaaacaagcccaggcaacatggcaaaacctcatctctactaaaaatacaaaaattagccaggtatggtagcatgtATCTGTTGTCCTAGCTATTCTGGAGCCTGAGCtggaagaatggcttgagcccagaatgcggaggttgcagtgagctgagattgcaccactgcactccagccagggtgacagagccagatcttgtctcacaaaaaaaaagaaaaaagaaaaaaaaagcaccccTTCCTCAAGATGACTGACATTTATGAGAAAACTATCATAGTAACTATCCACACAATGACTATGAGGTGAATGGTGTTCCTGGAAGCTGTGCAATACACAATCTGTATAAGCCTAAGTTTTGCGCTTACTCCCAATATAGCACATGGGCTCTTCAAGAAACTGATGGCCTCTAACAAAAAGCCAGATTCTTCTCTCAGGTAGGAAATGAAAATCCTTGTCAGCCAGCCACTTATTTTACTCTATATCCAATAGTTAAGCCAGGGAGGATAGGACTGAAAGTGTGAGTGTATCGGGAGAGGTTATCCTACTCCTATGCCCATGTCCTACCCCCAATACTCAAGGTACAGAAACAAGGCCATGGATATAAGGAGGAGTCAGGGGACAAGCCAGCTTTAAGCaaggctgaggatggaggagTTTCCCACTGCCCAACTGCATGGCCTAACACCAGATCCAAGTCCCCAAAGGATGATAATAATATAGAtgaaggggaaggaaaaggatGGTGGGCAGGATCCCTCTGCTTCTCTTACTGGGCAGATGCCGGGCTGGTAGGAGCAAGGCTGTTCAAATACACACAGAGACAggtgctttaaaaaaacaaagcaaaccctGGGATCAACTTTATTGCTGATGGCTGAAGCCTCCTCCTCCCTATCTCCTTGGTCTTTCAGGTGGTCCAAAGCCCCTCCAGGATAGCACAGTGCTTAGGCTCTGCTGGGCTAGAGGCAAGGGAGATTATCTCCCAAGCCTGCCCTGGCCCAGTCCTTTCCCTGCCCCTACCCCACCCTATTGCACATCAAATCATGTAAACATGGCTATGGGCATGGCCCAGAACAGCAGTGAGGCAGATTGATGTGTAAACAGATTTGGGACCAGGGGCTAGACCCAGTCACCCAGCCCTACCCCATGCTGAGGCCACAGTTAAGTATGGAAAATCAGGGGGTCCTGGTCCCAAACTCTGGCTCAGATTATGCAACAGTGCAGATGGCTCTGCTCCCCTCTGCCACCCACCCTCTCAGATTCCAGGTCCTGAGGTCCAACTAGCCTTGGGCTTCCCTCCAGGCCTAGGCAGCAGATGGCAGTGTCCAGTTTTTTCCTTCCCACCCCCAGCTGGAGGTCACTGGTGCTGGGTCTTCCTAGATGCCCGGGGGAAACCGGAGACGGGCAGCGGCAGTCTGTCCAGCCCTGGAGAAGCGGAGGAGATGGGCAGTCAAAAGCAAGTCAAAGGTCCAGTCCGTTAGGGACCAGGCAGCCAAGCCACAGAATGTGTGGATGAGGTACGTTACCCACGAAGCAGGAAGCACACCCTCTCCCCTGCTGGGGTGACCCGTGATCCAGAGTGTCCCAAATGACTACCACCCCCCACTAGCCTGCACCCTCACTCCCTCTCACCGAAGGCCCGGATCAGCTCTGCCCGCACAGCTGCAGTGAAGGTCTTCACCAGACAGAGTGTGGTAAGGCCTGCAAAGGCTGCGTTGTAGAGGAACACAATGTAGAAATTGCCCAGCCAGTTGAAGCGTCCAAAGTCACCCAGCAGGTCAAAGCGAGTGAGCCCTGAAGTACAAAGGCCAGGATGAGAGGTGGGCTCCCCAGGCCCTTTTCTGCTACCAGCCCAACTTTCTGCTGCCTCCTGGTGGCCACATCTCAACACTGCAACTGATAGGTTGGCCTCTCCCAATTCTACCACCCCAGCTGTCTCAAGAGCAGTTCCAGACTGTTCAAAGTGTCAGCAGCTAGGCTTGCTTCAACTTCGCTTCCAGAGTCTGGTATCTTCTCCTCCAGTGAGGCCTCCTCTGGCTCCTGGTGTACCCAGGAACTCCCAGGGCCTACTACTTGTTCCTGGGCCTGGAATAAGCAGTTCACCaagttttttttagtagacagaaCGGTGTGGTTGCTGAGCGCTCAGACTGATCAGGCTGCTTTGGTTCATATACCAACTCCACccctaactagctgtgtgatctggggcaatttccttaaattttctgtgcctgcctcagtttcctaagaattaaatgagataacacacaTAAAGAActgtctgtgccaggcactattctaacaTTTACTGGTCCCCTCATAATATTATCATAAATCAAAATACTCTGCTCCCCACCTTTAAATATTCTTACCTGCATCCAACCTAAAAGAACTAACTGGAAGACCCACAAGTCTACTTTCTTACAAATTCTCCTGGCATAAATACAAATGGTAGAGTGGAAATAATATAATGTTAAGAATGAAACAGAGCTGTTTTTTGTTTCGTTTAATTTGGTTTTgtcttaagacagggtcttgctctgttacccaggttggagtgcagtggcacaatcttagctcactgcagcctcaaactcctgggcccaagcaatcctcctgcctcagtctcacacatagctaggactataggtgtgccaattaaaaaaactttttttttttttggtagagatggggtctcactatattgctcaagctggtctaggactcgtggcctcaagtgatcctcccaccttggcctcccaaagtgctaggattacaggcgtgaaccaccgtgcctggctcatagctgatttcttttttttttctgagacagagtcttgctctgtcacccaggctggagtgcagtggtaccatcttggcttgctgcaacctccacctcccaagctcaagcaattctcatgactcagccacctcccaagctcagcaattctcatgcctcagctgagattacaggcatgtgccaccatacctggctaatttttatatttttcacaaagatggggtttcaccatgttggctaggccggtcttgaactcctggcctcaagctgatctgtccaccttggcctcccaaagtgtgagattacagacgtgagccaccaggcctggccccagAACTGATTTAAATATGaaatcacatataaaatacaGAGGATGATGTGGTATTTAGGGGGAGGTAGGAGGGCGGCTGTTACCTCTGCAGCTCACATACTACCTTGGGGTGAACTAGTTACactcttgaactttttttttttttttgagatgaagattcgctcttgttgcccaggctggagtgcaatggcgtgagctcagctcaccgcaacctttgcctcccgggttcaagtgattctcctgcctcagcttcccaagtagctgggaccacaggcatgcaccaccacgcctggctaattttgtatttttagtagagacggggtttctccatgttggtcaggctggtctcgaaatatcgacctcaggtgatccgcccgcctcggcctcccaaagtgctgggattacaggcatgagccactgcacccagccactcttGAACTTTTTAACCAGTTAATTCTAGATATAGCTCTAAAGGTAGGAGAAGGAGTGAGTGTATTATCTGACACCCCAGTGTATAGAGAAAGCACTACCCTGGGGTTCAGGAGACAAGGGTCCTAGACTGACTTGACCTTGCCTCAAACTAGCTGTATAATCTGGGTTAATCAGGTAGCTTCTCTATTTATCATCTTTCAAATAGGAACATTTGCTAGATTATTCACCCAGGAGAAAGATTTAGAAAAGAGTGTGCTCCCTGACCAAAAAGTAGAAGTAAATGAGAGGCAGTGGGATGTAGCAAATGTAAAAAGTATGTACTTTCACCCTGAAGCTCAGTGTAGGCACTTTACAGCCTcgctttcctcatctgtataatgcGGGTAATACCTACTCACGGGTCTGTTGTGGGAATTAGAGAAAGCATGTATATAAAGTGCCTGCTTTGCATCCGCAAGTACTCAAAAAAATCCAATTCCTTTATCTCCTCCTTTCAATACTTACCCAGGGTTCGAGAGAAGACAGGAAGTGCTGAACTTAGGACCAGGAGACAGACACAATTCCCAATTATCTGGGTGGAAGCAGGGAAAGGAGAGGTGAGGGTGGAAGAGCTGCAGGCACCTAGTGCCCATCCACACCCCCCGGGAGGCTTCCCTTACTCCTTCCCAGCTACCTGCGTCATGGCGGTGTCGTGCCATCTGGGCCGCAGGCTCCGGAAGAGTGGAGAGCTATAGAAGCCCACAACTGAGGACACCATTAGGTAACTGCCACTGCATTAAGGAAGAACTGGCTGGCTCCTAAGAATTAATAACTCATCTCAAAGGAAACAGAGCTCTCTCCCagcccacttcttttttttttttttttttttttgagacagggtctcactttgtcacccaggctggagtgcagtggtgcgattttagctcactgcagccttgaccttctgggctcaagagatcttcccacgtcagcctcccacgtagctgggaatgcaagcacgcaccaccacgcctggctaattttttgtactttttatagagaccgggtttcaccatgttgctcaggctggtcttgaaatcctaagctcaagcaatccaccgcctcagcctcccaaagtgctaggattacaggtgtgagccactgcacccggcctctttttattttcttctgatcaGATTCTACTGAACCACCAGCCCTCCTTTCAAAATTaagtcttttccttctttctgaaccTGAGGTTGATGAAAATTTGCCCCATTTCCCATCATTGTTGCTCAGAGTCCCAAAGGAGACAAAGTCCAAGAAGTGCTCTGTCTAGAGTCCCAGGAGACAGGTTTGCTGAACAGAGGCAATGATGGGTTTCCAGAAGGATACAAGATGAGTACAACCTGAATGACGGCACCAAAGGAGCCCAGCCTGGAGAAGGAGACCTGGCCTAAGGAGGCATCCTGAGGAGTGGGGCAGTATCACTGTGAGCATTCCCCACCATCAGCACTACCCGGCACCCAGCCTTCCCGCTGTCCTCAGCTTCTGCCTCCTCTCCCCAGCTGTTCTTAGGCCCTCCCCAAAGGATATGGTGGGAGGGCAGCCTGGTACCTGCATGCCTCGGGGCATGGCAGCCTCATCGATGAGCAGCTCCAGGATGTGGATGGCCACAATGAGCACAGACAGGCCCTGTGTGAGACAAGGTCAGACTCCAATCCCACCCCAGACCACAGCTGGACCCAGAGCTAAAGGAATGGGCAGAGACTCTGGTCCAACATTTTCAGTTTCCAAGACTAGCTCTGCTTCCAATGAGCTGTATGGGACCTCATCAAGGCTGCTATTAGCAACAGAGTGCCTGTGAGGATATTATAAGATACATCTCCCCTAGGTGGAAGGATTGCAAAAAGGCTGAATAGGAAAAGGCATCTCTTCCTCCAACTGATGAGATCTATACCTGAGTCCATAGGGGAATCGACTGAATTTCAATGTTTATTATTCTCACGCCAGGGCAAACCGGCACAACTCCTCACTGGccctgtgtgtccttgggcaagtcattcaaCTCTGtctcttcatctacaaaatggggattGATGTGCTCAACATTTGTGCTCAGCACAGGCAGGACATAAAAGTAGGCACTCAGCAAGAAGCAACCACTATTACTGATGATAACCAGGTCCCTGCATTGCCTCCCCTCTCCCTGAGAAGGCCTCAAGTACTGAGGGTCCACTCCCCACCTCTAGGGCTGGTATACCTACCGTCAGCACCAGCAAGCACAGCATAGCCAGGGGGTAGCCCAGGTTCCGTTGCCAGGCTGAAGCCTTCCGCCGCTTCTCTGTGCAGGGATGGGAGGCTGTCAGCAAGCACCTGGAACCAGGGGCTACTCTCCTTGGAGAAACCCAGGTATCCCAAGCCCTACCAAGCCACATACCCAGCAGGACCCTCTGTGTCTGCAGAGCCAGGACCTGTCTGTGTAGCAGCTCCATGTCTAAAGGCAGCCAGCAGGAAGTAGGATCTGAGGGCAGAGAAG from Pongo pygmaeus isolate AG05252 chromosome 10, NHGRI_mPonPyg2-v2.0_pri, whole genome shotgun sequence harbors:
- the LMBR1L gene encoding protein LMBR1L isoform X2, with protein sequence MTSGSTISPTSTHASPSLGFCCSWLLEDLEEQLYCSAFEEAALTRRICNPTSCWLPLDMELLHRQVLALQTQRVLLEKRRKASAWQRNLGYPLAMLCLLVLTGLSVLIVAIHILELLIDEAAMPRGMQDASLGQVSFSRLGSFGAVIQVVLIFYLMVSSVVGFYSSPLFRSLRPRWHDTAMTQIIGNCVCLLVLSSALPVFSRTLGLTRFDLLGDFGRFNWLGNFYIVFLYNAAFAGLTTLCLVKTFTAAVRAELIRAFGLDRLPLPVSGFPRASRKTQHQ